One part of the Oncorhynchus kisutch isolate 150728-3 linkage group LG22, Okis_V2, whole genome shotgun sequence genome encodes these proteins:
- the LOC109867109 gene encoding interleukin-17C-like has protein sequence MPGLFKIMQTLILLGLVIAKCTWTSEAHKYKKCFSTEKLEHRALKILQRNRYQTDVHIDETQYHKLGMKKTCPTVLRSQSVDYNNRSVSPWRYSIDSVEGRFPEKIVVAECLCEGCLIIKGPGHHGAQHHAYNSVPIEQTQMVLMKTVCLNNPEKYSLTSHFVKVPIACTCVRSRI, from the exons ATGCCAGGCCTATTCAAGATTATGCAG ACTCTAATTTTACTTGGACTTGTTATTGCTAAATGTACATGGACATCAGAGGCACACAAGTATAAGAAATGCTTCAGTACAGAAAAACTGGAGCATAGAGCTCTCAAGATCCTTCAACGAAACCGGTACCAGACAGATGTTCATATTGATGAAACACAGTATCACAAACTGGGTATGAAGAAGACCTGCCCCACCGTGCTTCGTTCACAGTCAGTAGACTACAACAATCGTTCAGTCTCCCCCTGGCGGTATAG CATCGATAGCGTGGAGGGACGATTCCCTGAAAAGATTGTTGTTGCTGAATGTCTATGCGAGGGATGCCTCATCATTAAAGGGCCCGGACACCACGGGGCCCAACATCATGCATATAACTCTGTGCCTATAGAGCAAACCCAGATGGTATTGATGAAGACCGTATGCCTGAACAACCCAGAAAAATACTCACTTACATCACACTTTGTCAAAGTACCCATTGCCTGCACCTGTGTCAGGAGTAGGATATGA